Within the Acuticoccus sediminis genome, the region GCGGGACGGAGACGACCATCTCGCTGGCCGCTTCCAGCACGGACCAGACGGCTTGGCTCATCGCGGCCTCACCCGATGATCGCGCGCACCGCGGCGGCGATCGTCTCGATGTCGGCGTCGACTTCGACCTGGGCCGGGCGGGCGGCGACCCACTCGGCGCGGTCCTCGATGTTGGCGGCGGCTTCCTTGCCGGCGGCGAGGTCCTTGATCTGCACCTTGCCGGCCGCCCGCTCGTCGGCGCCCTGGATGATCACGCAAGGGGAGCCGCGCCGGTCGGCGTACTTCATCTGCGCTTTGAAGCCGGAGTCGCCGATGTACATCTCCACCGGGACGACGGCCCCGTCCTGGTTGAGCGCGGCGCGGAGTTTGGCCGTCATCTCCTGGTAGGCGGCGACGTTGTCGCGGTCCATGACGGTGACGATCACCGGTCCGCGGTCGGCCGCGGAGGCACCCTCGCGGGCGGCCAGCGCCGCGGCGAGGCGCGACACCCCGACGGAGAAGCCCGTCGCCGGGACGTCTTGGCTGATGAAGCGGCCGACGAGCCCGTCGTAGCGGCCGCCGCCGCCGACCGAGCCGAAGCGCACGGGGCGCCCCGCGTCATCGGTCACCTCGAACTTCAGCTCGGCCTCGAACACGGCGCCGGTATAGTACTCGAGGCCGCGCACCACCGAGGGGTCGATGATCACGCTGTCGTAGCCGGCACGCTTCACGACCTCGCCGATGGTGACGAGATCCTCCGAGAGCTGCGGGTCCGCGGTCGGGTCGAGCAGGGCGAGGACCTTCTCGGACTGCCTGTCGTCGAGGCCGGCGCCCTTGGTGAAGTCGCCCGACTCGTCCTCGCGGCCGGGGCCGAGCAGCTTGGCGATCTCGGGCAGCGGGAACTTGTCCGCCTTGTCGATGGCGCGCAGCACCGTCAGGCGGCGCGGGTCGCCCTCCGGCAGGCCGATCTCGGACAGGATGCCGTCGAGCACCCGGCGCGAGTTGACGCGGATGGCGTACTCGTCCTTGCCGAAGCCCAGCGCCTCCATCGTGTCGGCGGCCATCATGCAGACCTCGGCGTCCGCCAGCGGCGACGCGGCGCCGACGATGTCGGCATCGAACTGCATGAACTGGCGGAACCGGCCCGGACCCGGCTTCTCGTTCCGGAAGACCCAGCCGGCGCGGTACGACTTGTACGGCCGCGGCACCTCCTGGAAGCGCTCGGCCACCATGCGGGCGAGCGGCGCGGTCAGGTCGTAGCGCAGCGACAGCCACTGCTCGTCGTCGTCCTGGAACGCGAAGACGCCTTCGTTCGGGCGGTCCTGGTCCGGCAGGAACTTGCCGAGCGCGTCGGCGAACTCGATCAGCGGGGTTTCCACCGGCTCGAAGCCCCAGCGCTCGTAGACCTCCTGGATCTGCGCCATCATGCGCTGGGTTCGCCGGATCTCGCCGGGATGGCGGTCAGCGAACCCGCGCGGGAGTCGCGCCTTGGGTCGGTTCGCCTTATCCTTCGCCATCTTCAGCCTCCATTTGAGGCCGTTCGTCTAGCGCGAGTTCACCGCCGCGACAACTGCACGCGTACCGGCCGCATGGCCGGCATACGTCACAGGGCCGTGCGCGCCCGGCGCTCCGGCATGCGCGAAGCCGCGTGCGTCAGTCGCGCCGCCATGCGCCGAGGAGGCGCGGCAGGTCGCCGAAGCGGGCGACGAGGCCGAAGACGAGCACCGCCACCGCCACGAACAGCACCGAGATCGAGGCCATCGTCGGCGTGTAGCCGTAGCGCAGGGCGTTGAAGATCTTGATCGGCACCGTCTCCACCGTGAAGCCGACCGTCATGTAGGCGACGATGTACTCGTTGAGCGACAGCACGAACGCGAAGGCGAGCCCCGAGATCACGTACGGGAGCACCAGCGGCGCCACGATCGTGCGGGCGATGACGGCCTCCGAGGCGCCCATCGTGCGCGCCGCGTCCGGAAAGGCCCGGTCGATGGAGGAAAAGCCCAGCGAGATCGTCACCAGCGGCAGGCTGGTGAAGAACACGGCGTGCGAGATCACCACCGTCCACGACGCGCCGTAGAAGCCGACCGTCGCCCAGAGGCTGAGCGCGCCGAGCGCCGTGATGACCGGCGGCAGCACGAACGGCGAGACGCCGAGAAGCTGCACGACCCGCCCCACCCATGTGGTGCGCCGCCAGAGCGTGTAGGCGATCGGCAAGGCGATCAAGACGGCGATGACCGCCGAGAGGGCGGCGATGGTGACAGAGCGCAGGATCGCCGAGCGCCACGCCTCGTCGGTGAACATCTGCGCGTACCAGTCCAGCGACAGGCCCTGGGGTGGAAAGGCGAGGGTGCGCTTGGCGTTGATCGAGACGCCGGCGATCACCACGATCGGCGCCGCCAGGAACACCGCGACGACGCCGAAGAAGAGCCGCGTGAGGACCTTGCCGCTCATGTCGGGTTCCGCCCGAACATCGCCGTCAGCATCACGAGGAGGAGGCTCGCCACGACGAGGAAGACCGCCATCGCCGCCGCGAACGGCATGTTCGACTGGTAGATCGCCTGGTCGGTGATGAGGACGGAGAGCGTCCAGTGCTGCGGCCG harbors:
- the hisS gene encoding histidine--tRNA ligase, yielding MAKDKANRPKARLPRGFADRHPGEIRRTQRMMAQIQEVYERWGFEPVETPLIEFADALGKFLPDQDRPNEGVFAFQDDDEQWLSLRYDLTAPLARMVAERFQEVPRPYKSYRAGWVFRNEKPGPGRFRQFMQFDADIVGAASPLADAEVCMMAADTMEALGFGKDEYAIRVNSRRVLDGILSEIGLPEGDPRRLTVLRAIDKADKFPLPEIAKLLGPGREDESGDFTKGAGLDDRQSEKVLALLDPTADPQLSEDLVTIGEVVKRAGYDSVIIDPSVVRGLEYYTGAVFEAELKFEVTDDAGRPVRFGSVGGGGRYDGLVGRFISQDVPATGFSVGVSRLAAALAAREGASAADRGPVIVTVMDRDNVAAYQEMTAKLRAALNQDGAVVPVEMYIGDSGFKAQMKYADRRGSPCVIIQGADERAAGKVQIKDLAAGKEAAANIEDRAEWVAARPAQVEVDADIETIAAAVRAIIG
- a CDS encoding ABC transporter permease, with protein sequence MSGKVLTRLFFGVVAVFLAAPIVVIAGVSINAKRTLAFPPQGLSLDWYAQMFTDEAWRSAILRSVTIAALSAVIAVLIALPIAYTLWRRTTWVGRVVQLLGVSPFVLPPVITALGALSLWATVGFYGASWTVVISHAVFFTSLPLVTISLGFSSIDRAFPDAARTMGASEAVIARTIVAPLVLPYVISGLAFAFVLSLNEYIVAYMTVGFTVETVPIKIFNALRYGYTPTMASISVLFVAVAVLVFGLVARFGDLPRLLGAWRRD